The proteins below are encoded in one region of Carcharodon carcharias isolate sCarCar2 chromosome 2, sCarCar2.pri, whole genome shotgun sequence:
- the trmt6 gene encoding tRNA (adenine(58)-N(1))-methyltransferase non-catalytic subunit TRM6 isoform X1, producing MSGPGEVLAAGSGAHTVGEGDHVVLKREEVFKAVQVHRGRKIIFEKQWFYLDNVIGQQYGTTFEVSNGGVLQPLKAKTEEVAKETNEAGIDNRNIIDDGKSQKLSRDDIEALKGQGLKGQDIVQHLIENSTTFRDKTGFAQEKYIKKKKKKYEAFITILKPTTRIMAMMYHSREPGKICYLRYDTLAQMLTLGNIHAGSKVIVAETCAGLVLGAVMERLGGFGSVVHLYPGSLPIRAAMENFGFPKSFYNHLYDFPINKLNSLLSGSFSTEKETLQKQTEVVIEEGNGSPLSTYQGDGVPCGEAMMDSIQSGETEAMDVACEETENKGKSADRKSNVDERKSKQEDRLKKLQAAATVLQERNADGLIIASRLYPSPLLLCLLEFVAPSRPFVIYCQYKEPLLMCYSNLRERGGVVNLRLSETWLRGYQVLPNRTHPKLTMSGGGGYVLTGTTVAMERAKFVVNNPEPQRSEEPAAKRQKVEESNS from the exons ATGTCCGGGCCCGGGGAGGTACTGGCTGCCGGCAGCGGGGCCCACACCGTCGGCGAGGGGGACCATGTGGTCCTGAAGAGGGAGGAGGTGTTTAAAGCTGTACAGGTGCACAGGGGAAG AAAAATCATCTTTGAGAAACAGTGGTTTTACTTGGACAATGTGATTGGACAGCAGTATGGCACCACTTTTGAGGTTTCCAATGGAGGAGTTCTCCAGCCACTTAAAGCAAAAACTGAGGAAGTTGCCAAAG AAACAAATGAAGCTGGTATTGATAACCGAAACATAATTGATGATGGCAAGTCCCAGAAACTCAGCAGAGATGACATTGAGGCACTTAAAGGACAAGGGTTAAAAGGTCAG GATATTGTTCAACATCTGATTGAGAATAGCACAACATTTAGAGACAAAACCGGATTTGCTCAAGAAAAGTACattaagaagaaaaagaaaaa GTACGAAGCATTTATAACTATCCTAAAGCCTACCACTCGCATTATGGCCATGATGTATCATTCCCGTGAGCCAGGTAAAATTTG CTATTTACGATATGACACATTGGCTCAGATGTTAACTCTTGGGAATATTCATGCAGGCTCCAAAGTAATTGTAGCAGAGACCTGTGCTGGTCTGGTGCTCGGCGCTGTAATGGAGAGGTTAGGAG GTTTTGGATCTGTTGTCCACTTGTATCCAGGTAGCTTGCCTATCAGAGCAGCGATGGAGaactttggatttccaaaatcaTTCTATAATCACCTGTATGACTTTCCTATCAATAAGTTGAACAGTCTTCTTTCTGGAAGTTTTTCAACTGAGAAAGAAACGCTGCAGAAACAAACTGAAGTTGTGATAGAAGAAGGTAATGGGAGCCCACTGAGCACATATCAGGGTGATGGGGTGCCTTGTGGCGAAGCCATGATGGATAGCATCCAATCTGGGGAAACCGAGGCCATGGATGTTGCTTGTGAGGAAACTGAAAATAAAGGAAAAAGTGCAGACAGAAAATCCAAT GTCGACGAGAGGAAGAGTAAGCAAGAAGATCGGCTGAAGAAACTACAGGCCGCTGCCACTGTGCTACAAGAGAGAAATGCAGATGG GTTAATTATAGCAAGTCGGCTTTATCCTAGCCCCTTATTGCTTTGTCTTCTGGAGTTTGTGGCACCATCTAGACCATTTGTCATCTACTGCCAATACAAGGAG CCTTTGCTCATGTGCTATTCAAATCTACGAGAAAGGGGAGGAGTTGTTAACCTGAGGCTATCTGAAACCTGGCTGAGAGGCTACCAG GTTTTGCCAAACCGGACTCATCCCAAGTTGACAATGAGTGGAGGTGGTGGCTACGTCCTGACTGGCACTACTGTTGCTATGGAAAGAGCAAAATTTGTTGTCAATAATCCTGAGCCGCAGAGGTCTGAAGAACCTGCAGCCAAAAGACAGAAGGTTGAAGAATCGAATAGTTAG
- the trmt6 gene encoding tRNA (adenine(58)-N(1))-methyltransferase non-catalytic subunit TRM6 isoform X2: MAMMYHSREPGKICYLRYDTLAQMLTLGNIHAGSKVIVAETCAGLVLGAVMERLGGFGSVVHLYPGSLPIRAAMENFGFPKSFYNHLYDFPINKLNSLLSGSFSTEKETLQKQTEVVIEEGNGSPLSTYQGDGVPCGEAMMDSIQSGETEAMDVACEETENKGKSADRKSNVDERKSKQEDRLKKLQAAATVLQERNADGLIIASRLYPSPLLLCLLEFVAPSRPFVIYCQYKEPLLMCYSNLRERGGVVNLRLSETWLRGYQVLPNRTHPKLTMSGGGGYVLTGTTVAMERAKFVVNNPEPQRSEEPAAKRQKVEESNS; the protein is encoded by the exons ATGGCCATGATGTATCATTCCCGTGAGCCAGGTAAAATTTG CTATTTACGATATGACACATTGGCTCAGATGTTAACTCTTGGGAATATTCATGCAGGCTCCAAAGTAATTGTAGCAGAGACCTGTGCTGGTCTGGTGCTCGGCGCTGTAATGGAGAGGTTAGGAG GTTTTGGATCTGTTGTCCACTTGTATCCAGGTAGCTTGCCTATCAGAGCAGCGATGGAGaactttggatttccaaaatcaTTCTATAATCACCTGTATGACTTTCCTATCAATAAGTTGAACAGTCTTCTTTCTGGAAGTTTTTCAACTGAGAAAGAAACGCTGCAGAAACAAACTGAAGTTGTGATAGAAGAAGGTAATGGGAGCCCACTGAGCACATATCAGGGTGATGGGGTGCCTTGTGGCGAAGCCATGATGGATAGCATCCAATCTGGGGAAACCGAGGCCATGGATGTTGCTTGTGAGGAAACTGAAAATAAAGGAAAAAGTGCAGACAGAAAATCCAAT GTCGACGAGAGGAAGAGTAAGCAAGAAGATCGGCTGAAGAAACTACAGGCCGCTGCCACTGTGCTACAAGAGAGAAATGCAGATGG GTTAATTATAGCAAGTCGGCTTTATCCTAGCCCCTTATTGCTTTGTCTTCTGGAGTTTGTGGCACCATCTAGACCATTTGTCATCTACTGCCAATACAAGGAG CCTTTGCTCATGTGCTATTCAAATCTACGAGAAAGGGGAGGAGTTGTTAACCTGAGGCTATCTGAAACCTGGCTGAGAGGCTACCAG GTTTTGCCAAACCGGACTCATCCCAAGTTGACAATGAGTGGAGGTGGTGGCTACGTCCTGACTGGCACTACTGTTGCTATGGAAAGAGCAAAATTTGTTGTCAATAATCCTGAGCCGCAGAGGTCTGAAGAACCTGCAGCCAAAAGACAGAAGGTTGAAGAATCGAATAGTTAG